One region of Dysidea avara chromosome 1, odDysAvar1.4, whole genome shotgun sequence genomic DNA includes:
- the LOC136263458 gene encoding C-type lectin domain-containing protein 180-like yields MEMELESVAPPRRSGRHNTVEDSPSSDQSNGATHAVVLFDCDGTIALIPRSRMLSRDQETCVVKWPCGKLKGNIAFEGTEEECKLKETNMNDDEDTNDVNNVEDATDPLSQVNDHENVEGVKRKQCDGRKPKKKRRLIKSGIITKDQEKNKENKMKKTKEKKKKKVKKDDFVIHVGATPPSSPGSMPQPLLQSTIEPVAFYDGPNPLEDRYNTDEEGVTPITTVESSSLSGNHEQATTLHSEVHQIRDYQMTIGKFLVEIGEYQKEQFGVLNDRIDCLEQQVKVLLASGVARALTAPHGSALTGLVTCATPTLSRLASPATTTLPLLTTTTCTPVTATTTLPLLTTTTCTPVTATPTLPLLTTTTCTPVTATPTLPLLTTTTYTPVTATPTLASGSAIIPCTSETPSDHQQEHQANTAMSPDGAMNELIPSEILVPLIMKHKTRARLAVAMTNILFDKDTRINSNCRGRDKPALDPVKLMYIRRKSYECHKSTINNEKDNWELDCIKAIDSDARGMKRTEKNRK; encoded by the exons ATGGAGATGGAGTTGGAGTCAGTTGCTCCCCCAAGAAGAAGCGGCAGACACAACACTGTGGAAG ACTCTCCGTCCAGTGACCAATCTAACGGTGCTACTCATGCGGTAGTACTTTTTGATTGCGATGGCACTATTGCCTTAATACCCAGAAGTCGTATGTTGTCCCGTGACCAGGAGACCTGCGTGGTGAAATGGCCTTGCGGGAAACTGAAAGGCAACATTGCTTTTGAAg GGACGGAAGAGGAATGCAAACTTAAGGAGACCAACATGAATGATGATGAAGACACGAATGACGTGAATAATGTAGAAGATGCCACTGATCCATTGTCACAG GTAAATGATCATGAGAATGTTGAGGGAGTGAAAAGGAAACAATGTGATGGCAGAAAGCCAAAGAAGAAGAGGAGActg ATTAAATCAGGTATAATAACTAAGGACCAGGAGAAGAATAAAGAA AATAAGATGAAGAAGACAAAagagaaaaagaaaaagaaagtgAAAAAG GATGATTTTGTGATCCACGTAGGAGCTACGCCACCATCATCACCTGGTTCTATGCCTCAACCACTGCTACAG AGTACTATTGAGCCCGTGGCATTTTATGATGGCCCCAATCCTTTGGAGGATCGATACAATACTGATGAAGAAGGAGTGACCCCAATAACCACAGTGGAATCTAGTTCTTTGTCTGGCAATCATGAGCAG GCTACAACACTGCATTCTGAAGTTCACCAGATAAGAGATTATCAGATGACGATAGGCAAATTTTTGGTGGAGATCGGCGAGTATCAG AAAGAGCAATTTGGAGTCCTGAATGATCGAATTGATTGCTTAGAGCAACAAGTTAAGGTtttgctggcatcaggggttgcCAGAGCTCTAACAGCTCCTCATGGGTCAGCATTAACTGGGCTAG TTACCTGTGCAACTCCTACATTGTCTCGGTTAGCATCGCCAGCAACCACTACATTGCCTCTATTGACCACCACAACATGTACACCAGTAACAGCAACCACTACATTGCCTCTATTGACCACCACAACATGTACaccagtaacagcaacacctaCATTGCCTCTATTGACCACCACAACATGTACaccagtaacagcaacacctaCATTGCCTCTATTGACCACCAcaacatatacaccagtaacagcaacacctaCATTGGCTAGTGGGTCAGCAATAA TTCCTTGTACAAGTGAAACTCCATCAGACCATCAGCAAGAACATCAGGCAAACACTGCAATGTCTCCAGATGGTGCAATGAATGAG CTCATACCATCTGAAATTCTGGTGCCTCTGATAATGAAGCACAAAACTAGAGCAAGACTGGCAGTTGCTATGACAAATATATTGTTTGACAAGGACACCAGAATAAATTCGAACTGTAGAGGCCGGGATAAACCTGCATTAGACCCAGTTAAGTTGATGTATATAAGAAGAAAATCGTACGAGTGCCACAAATCTACAATCAACAACGAAAAAGATAACTGGGAACTAGACTGCATTAAAGCCATTGACAGTGATGCAAGGGGAATGAAACGCACAGAAAAGAACAGAAAATGA